The following are encoded together in the Nitrospirota bacterium genome:
- a CDS encoding pirin family protein, with product MPAALTQIQRSTDRFVTSIDWLHGRHSFSFGPHYDPQNTHHGLLLVNNEDIVRPGTGFRTHPHQDMEIVTWVLEGELEHKDTLGNKGIIYPGLAQRMSAGTGIWHSEMNPSGDAPVHFVQMWVVPDTERIDPAYEQLDINSQIAKGGLVPLASGCGHHAAISIRQKDAVLWVGRLRPGETVTVPDARFVHVFVPKGAADLEGVGRLEAGDSARLVTAGSRKLVADAAAGAEVLVWEMSSHLRGW from the coding sequence ATGCCGGCCGCGTTGACGCAGATTCAGCGCAGCACCGATCGCTTCGTCACGTCGATCGATTGGCTGCACGGGCGACACAGCTTCAGTTTCGGGCCGCACTACGACCCGCAGAACACGCATCACGGCCTCCTCCTTGTGAACAACGAGGACATCGTGAGACCCGGGACCGGGTTTCGCACGCACCCGCACCAGGACATGGAAATCGTGACGTGGGTTTTGGAGGGCGAGCTCGAACATAAGGACACGTTGGGCAACAAGGGCATCATTTACCCTGGTCTGGCGCAACGCATGAGCGCGGGAACGGGGATCTGGCACAGTGAGATGAATCCCAGCGGCGACGCGCCGGTGCACTTCGTTCAGATGTGGGTCGTGCCCGATACCGAGCGGATCGACCCCGCGTACGAGCAGTTGGATATCAACAGCCAGATCGCCAAGGGCGGCCTGGTGCCGCTGGCGTCGGGGTGCGGGCATCACGCGGCCATCTCGATCCGGCAGAAGGACGCGGTGTTGTGGGTGGGGCGGCTCAGGCCCGGGGAGACGGTTACAGTACCCGACGCGCGGTTTGTCCACGTGTTTGTACCCAAAGGCGCTGCGGACCTGGAAGGCGTGGGACGCCTGGAAGCCGGCGACTCGGCACGGCTGGTTACGGCGGGCTCGCGCAAGCTTGTCGCGGATGCGGCCGCCGGGGCGGAGGTATTGGTGTGGGAGATGAGCTCCCACCTGAGAGGATGGTGA
- a CDS encoding DUF5615 family PIN-like protein, protein MKVLLDESAPRIIQRRLSDAAIRTVQEMGWAGIKNGDLLERAEREFDIFVTADKNLRHQQNLSRRRLAIIVLPSNQIPIVLNLLTEIEQAISRAVPGTYVEIVLPNDV, encoded by the coding sequence TTGAAAGTCCTGCTCGACGAGTCGGCGCCGCGGATCATTCAGCGCCGACTGTCCGATGCGGCAATCCGGACCGTCCAAGAGATGGGTTGGGCTGGCATCAAAAACGGCGATCTGCTCGAACGGGCGGAACGCGAGTTCGACATCTTCGTCACCGCCGACAAGAATCTCCGGCACCAACAGAACCTTTCCCGGCGCCGACTCGCGATCATTGTGCTACCCAGCAATCAAATCCCCATCGTGCTCAACCTCCTCACCGAGATCGAACAGGCCATTAGCCGAGCGGTTCCGGGAACCTATGTGGAAATTGTCCTACCGAACGACGTGTAA
- a CDS encoding DUF433 domain-containing protein, giving the protein MTLVIEEKELNRLPITVDPDILGGRPVFQGTRVPVDTLLNNLEAGLTLDEFLDNFPTVSRAQALQVLEFSKSTLLKLSQPR; this is encoded by the coding sequence ATGACACTGGTTATCGAGGAGAAAGAGCTCAATCGGCTGCCGATCACGGTCGACCCTGACATCCTGGGGGGACGTCCCGTCTTTCAAGGAACGCGGGTACCCGTTGACACCCTTCTGAACAACCTCGAAGCGGGCTTAACTCTGGATGAATTCCTTGACAATTTTCCAACCGTCTCCCGCGCGCAAGCGTTACAGGTCCTCGAGTTTTCGAAGAGCACCCTTCTCAAGCTTAGCCAGCCTCGTTGA
- a CDS encoding DUF190 domain-containing protein, with translation MQIPEEGVLLRIFIGESDVEARTGRPLYEALVHRAKEMHLAGATVLRGPMGFGKHSRLHTSKLVELSRDLPMVIEIVDSEPKIQSFLPVVDQSVTEGLVTMEKVRVLKYAAEA, from the coding sequence ATGCAGATTCCTGAAGAAGGCGTCTTGCTCAGAATTTTCATCGGCGAAAGCGACGTGGAGGCGCGCACCGGACGGCCCCTCTATGAGGCGTTGGTACACCGGGCCAAGGAAATGCACTTGGCCGGGGCCACCGTGCTGCGCGGACCCATGGGCTTCGGCAAACACTCGCGGCTGCACACGTCCAAACTGGTCGAGCTGTCTCGCGATCTGCCGATGGTGATCGAGATCGTGGACTCCGAACCCAAGATCCAATCGTTTCTGCCGGTGGTGGACCAGTCGGTCACGGAAGGTCTGGTCACGATGGAAAAGGTGCGGGTGCTGAAATACGCCGCGGAGGCCTGA
- the crcB gene encoding fluoride efflux transporter CrcB translates to MRQIMPYLLVGIGGFFGANARFLVGTWIGSTFGTRFPLGTFVVNISGCFLIGILGTVILERLIARPEQVQLLLAIGFLGAYTTFSSFEFENHALLMDGEWLITALNIALSVILGLAAVRLGVLAARAWF, encoded by the coding sequence GTGCGCCAGATCATGCCCTATCTCTTGGTCGGAATCGGAGGGTTTTTCGGAGCCAACGCGCGGTTTCTGGTCGGCACGTGGATCGGCTCCACGTTCGGCACGCGGTTTCCTCTCGGCACGTTCGTGGTCAATATCTCGGGCTGTTTCCTGATCGGCATTCTCGGCACGGTCATCCTGGAGCGGCTGATCGCGCGGCCGGAGCAGGTGCAGCTCCTGCTGGCCATCGGCTTCCTCGGCGCCTACACCACCTTCTCGTCGTTTGAATTCGAGAACCACGCGTTGCTGATGGACGGCGAGTGGCTCATCACCGCGTTGAACATCGCGCTCAGCGTGATCCTCGGTCTCGCGGCGGTTCGGCTGGGCGTGCTGGCGGCGCGCGCGTGGTTCTGA
- a CDS encoding class I SAM-dependent methyltransferase, whose translation MTSDPRLDLVERFFRGTGSTYDFMVRVATLGFDPAWKRRMVRIAREQKGEPGAILDLACGTGISTFAFSRAFPRARVVGVELRDEYLQRARAKLAAAPDPRIQFVLSRAEDFATDQRFDVVAASYLAKYADLPVLVDRVVGWLKPGGLLMMHDFTLPPNRLALGVWRAYFRMLQTLGSKIFPPWKAIYDGLPELIERTRWTSQLQELLRQRRFSDVRFEWQTLGGSAIVTALAPLTVREPE comes from the coding sequence GTGACCTCGGACCCTCGACTCGACCTCGTCGAACGCTTCTTCCGCGGAACCGGTTCCACGTATGACTTCATGGTCCGCGTCGCCACGCTGGGCTTCGACCCGGCGTGGAAGCGTCGGATGGTCCGGATCGCGCGTGAGCAGAAGGGCGAGCCGGGAGCGATCCTCGACCTGGCCTGTGGGACCGGAATTTCGACGTTCGCGTTCAGCCGTGCGTTTCCCCGCGCGCGCGTCGTGGGCGTCGAGCTTCGGGACGAGTACCTGCAACGTGCGCGGGCGAAATTGGCGGCCGCGCCCGATCCTCGCATCCAATTTGTCTTGAGCCGCGCCGAGGACTTCGCGACCGACCAACGCTTCGACGTGGTCGCCGCGTCCTACCTCGCCAAATACGCCGACCTACCGGTGTTGGTGGATCGCGTGGTCGGATGGCTCAAACCAGGCGGATTGCTCATGATGCATGACTTCACCTTGCCGCCGAATCGTCTCGCGTTGGGGGTTTGGAGAGCCTACTTTCGGATGTTGCAAACCCTCGGGTCGAAGATCTTCCCCCCGTGGAAGGCGATATACGATGGGTTGCCGGAGTTGATCGAACGCACGCGCTGGACGAGCCAACTGCAAGAGTTACTGCGTCAGCGGCGATTTTCAGATGTGCGGTTCGAGTGGCAGACGTTGGGCGGGTCGGCCATCGTGACAGCCTTGGCGCCGTTAACCGTGCGTGAACCGGAATAG
- a CDS encoding DUF559 domain-containing protein has product MLNYRPDLKQVARRLRQEMTQSEQVLWSRVRRKQIAGIQFYRQRPIAGFVVDFYAPRAKLVVEVDGSQHFAPEGSLQDARRDIVLRGFGLCVLRFDSAEVLRHTDAVTEAIREAVVDRRREIPPPPFFKGGGRQGTE; this is encoded by the coding sequence GTGCTCAACTATCGACCAGACCTGAAGCAGGTCGCACGGCGCCTCCGCCAGGAGATGACTCAGAGTGAGCAGGTTCTCTGGTCGAGAGTGAGAAGGAAACAGATCGCCGGAATTCAGTTCTATCGCCAGCGACCAATTGCCGGCTTTGTCGTGGACTTCTATGCTCCGCGTGCCAAGCTCGTCGTAGAGGTCGACGGATCCCAGCACTTCGCCCCTGAAGGAAGTCTCCAGGACGCGCGGCGCGACATAGTGCTGAGAGGGTTCGGTCTATGCGTATTACGTTTTGACAGCGCGGAAGTCCTTCGGCACACCGACGCTGTCACCGAGGCCATCCGTGAGGCGGTGGTGGACCGCAGGCGGGAAATCCCCCCTCCCCCCTTTTTCAAAGGGGGGGGACGACAAGGGACTGAGTGA
- the polA gene encoding DNA polymerase I — protein sequence MPQRLFLIDGHGYIYRAFFALPPLSTSKGFQTNAVFGFTNMLLKIVREQQPDYLAVAFDTVGPTQRHVEYTDYKAHRPPMPDPMARQIPYIERMVEAFNIPKLVLEGYEADDLIGTIARQAEAQGLEVTIVTADKDMLQLVTPSVKVFDTLRNKMFGEAEVRERFGVAPTLVPDVLGLMGDSTDNIPGVKGIGEKTATKLVGEFGSVEQILNRLPDIPQPKLRAALEQHAKEARRSRGLATIATDCPVTLDLARFKRQDPDQGRLVALCRELEFTALLKSLTPAPSAPAVAVATVDGATFEQAMARGRDARAVTLAAAWSEGLAVNSEPTALAYAVVGGEQGVIDATRHADHVVRGLTALLGDDRVTIRGHNVKPLLVWAFGRGIPVRAGFWDSMLAAYLLNANRSDQRLAPVALEYLSQTIAASDGPDAAADWCRATEALVDDLAARLAADGQTEVLERVELPLIPVLARMEALGIRVDADLLSSLSKEMDVQMAGMMQRLYTLAGGEFNVNSPKQLAEILFTRLGLAPIKKTKTGYSTDESVLTQLAAQHELPAEILAYRQLSKLKSTYVDALPALINPRTGRIHTTFHQAVAATGRLSSSDPNLQNIPIKGPMGPRIRAAFVPEPGYTLLSADYSQIELRILAHLSGDERLLEAFRTNGDIHTDTARTLFNLPASEITPAMRRAAKTVNFGIIYGISPFGLSEQLGVSQAEARRYIDEYFIHFAGVKRFVDATIDKARADGHVTTLVGRKRPIPELASANPAHRSFGERSAVNSPIQGSAADIIKLAMINIDRRLQTEGLDARMLLQVHDELVFEVVERDVVALKALVKAQMEGAYPLSVPIRVDIGTGQNWAEAH from the coding sequence ATGCCCCAACGACTCTTCCTCATCGACGGCCACGGCTATATCTACCGCGCATTTTTCGCGCTGCCGCCGCTGTCCACGTCCAAAGGCTTTCAGACCAACGCGGTCTTCGGCTTCACCAACATGCTGCTCAAGATCGTTCGCGAGCAGCAGCCCGATTATCTCGCGGTGGCGTTCGATACCGTCGGTCCCACGCAACGGCACGTCGAGTACACGGACTACAAAGCCCACCGCCCGCCCATGCCGGACCCCATGGCCCGGCAGATCCCCTATATCGAACGCATGGTCGAGGCCTTCAACATTCCCAAGCTCGTCCTGGAGGGGTACGAAGCGGACGATTTGATCGGCACCATCGCCCGCCAAGCCGAGGCGCAAGGGCTGGAGGTCACAATCGTCACCGCGGACAAGGACATGCTGCAGCTCGTCACGCCGAGCGTGAAGGTGTTCGACACCTTGCGAAACAAGATGTTCGGTGAAGCCGAGGTGCGCGAGCGGTTCGGCGTCGCGCCGACTCTGGTGCCCGATGTGTTGGGGCTGATGGGAGACTCGACAGACAACATCCCCGGCGTCAAAGGCATCGGGGAAAAGACCGCCACCAAACTGGTCGGCGAGTTTGGCTCGGTGGAGCAGATTCTCAACCGGCTTCCCGATATTCCCCAGCCTAAACTGCGCGCCGCGCTGGAACAGCACGCTAAGGAGGCGCGCCGATCGCGCGGCCTCGCCACGATTGCCACCGACTGCCCGGTCACGCTCGATCTCGCGCGGTTCAAGCGGCAAGATCCGGACCAAGGCCGACTCGTGGCCTTGTGCCGCGAGTTGGAATTCACGGCGCTATTGAAATCCCTTACGCCCGCGCCGTCAGCGCCGGCCGTCGCGGTCGCAACCGTGGACGGCGCCACGTTCGAGCAAGCGATGGCGCGCGGTCGCGACGCACGGGCCGTCACGCTCGCGGCAGCGTGGAGCGAAGGGCTGGCGGTGAACAGCGAGCCCACCGCGTTGGCGTACGCCGTGGTCGGCGGCGAACAAGGGGTGATCGACGCGACTCGACACGCCGACCACGTGGTTCGCGGATTGACGGCCCTGCTGGGCGACGACCGGGTCACGATTCGCGGCCACAACGTCAAGCCTCTGCTGGTGTGGGCCTTCGGACGCGGCATCCCGGTGCGCGCCGGATTCTGGGACAGCATGCTCGCGGCGTATCTGTTGAACGCGAATCGGTCCGATCAACGCCTGGCGCCCGTGGCGCTGGAATACCTTTCACAAACGATTGCGGCTTCAGACGGTCCGGACGCGGCCGCGGATTGGTGCCGCGCGACCGAGGCGCTGGTGGACGACCTCGCGGCGCGCCTTGCCGCGGACGGTCAGACCGAGGTGCTGGAGCGCGTCGAGCTCCCGCTCATTCCGGTTCTCGCCCGCATGGAAGCGCTCGGCATCCGTGTGGACGCGGACCTCCTGAGTTCCCTGAGCAAAGAGATGGATGTGCAGATGGCGGGGATGATGCAACGGCTCTACACCCTGGCCGGCGGCGAGTTCAACGTCAATTCCCCCAAGCAGCTCGCCGAGATCCTGTTCACCAGGCTCGGCCTGGCCCCGATTAAAAAAACCAAGACGGGGTATTCCACGGACGAGAGCGTGCTCACGCAGCTCGCCGCGCAGCACGAGCTGCCCGCCGAGATTCTGGCCTACCGGCAGCTCTCCAAGCTGAAGTCGACGTACGTCGACGCGCTGCCCGCGCTGATCAACCCGCGCACCGGTCGGATCCACACCACGTTCCACCAAGCCGTCGCGGCCACCGGGCGCCTGTCCAGTAGTGATCCCAATCTTCAGAACATCCCGATCAAGGGTCCGATGGGCCCGCGCATCCGCGCCGCGTTCGTGCCCGAGCCCGGGTACACGCTGCTGTCCGCGGACTACAGCCAGATCGAGCTGCGTATTCTGGCGCACCTGTCGGGCGACGAACGCCTCCTCGAGGCGTTCCGGACCAACGGCGACATCCACACCGACACCGCGCGCACTCTGTTCAACCTGCCCGCGTCGGAGATCACGCCCGCGATGCGTCGAGCCGCGAAGACCGTGAACTTCGGCATCATTTACGGGATCTCTCCGTTCGGCTTGTCAGAGCAACTCGGCGTGTCGCAAGCCGAGGCCAGACGCTATATCGACGAGTACTTCATCCACTTCGCAGGCGTGAAGCGCTTTGTGGACGCGACGATCGACAAAGCGCGCGCCGACGGCCACGTCACTACGCTCGTGGGCCGTAAGCGCCCGATCCCTGAGTTGGCCAGCGCCAACCCCGCGCATCGCAGCTTCGGCGAGCGCAGCGCCGTGAACAGCCCCATCCAGGGCAGCGCTGCGGACATCATCAAACTCGCGATGATCAACATCGATCGACGCCTTCAAACCGAGGGGCTCGACGCGCGGATGCTGCTGCAAGTGCACGACGAACTGGTCTTCGAGGTGGTCGAGCGGGACGTCGTGGCGCTGAAGGCGCTCGTGAAGGCCCAAATGGAGGGGGCGTACCCGCTATCCGTACCGATCCGCGTGGATATCGGGACAGGACAGAATTGGGCGGAGGCTCACTGA
- a CDS encoding methylated-DNA--[protein]-cysteine S-methyltransferase, whose amino-acid sequence MRNLGDSLTTASSVALPWGRARVVIGPQGVIELDIRPPFHDKYPQAPASDPMHRAAHEQLRAYARGQLKDFSLPLDPQGTPFQRAVWAALLRIPYGETRTYGEIAAMIGHPGAARAVGMACRTNPIGLIIPCHRVVGGDGTLTGYAGGLALKAKLLQHERTH is encoded by the coding sequence TTGCGGAATCTTGGCGATTCCCTCACCACCGCCAGTTCGGTGGCGTTGCCGTGGGGACGCGCCCGCGTCGTGATCGGGCCGCAGGGAGTCATCGAGCTCGACATCAGGCCGCCGTTCCATGACAAATACCCCCAGGCGCCCGCGTCCGATCCGATGCATCGCGCGGCCCACGAGCAGTTGCGCGCCTATGCACGCGGACAGCTCAAGGACTTCTCGCTTCCTCTCGATCCGCAAGGTACGCCGTTTCAGCGGGCGGTCTGGGCCGCGCTGCTCAGGATCCCCTATGGGGAGACGCGGACGTACGGCGAGATCGCCGCAATGATCGGCCACCCCGGGGCTGCGCGCGCCGTGGGCATGGCATGCCGGACCAACCCCATAGGCTTGATCATCCCCTGCCATCGGGTTGTTGGCGGTGACGGAACCCTCACGGGCTATGCCGGCGGGCTGGCTCTGAAGGCAAAGCTGCTGCAACACGAACGCACTCACTAG
- a CDS encoding J domain-containing protein: MDGLQRKISAGMEFALDNLLEHQIDHYFRHEEALEELESLFCRVTADFDSLDSVEALKRFEARFVILEDRCEEIDAALRQRPMRRRQRINFFNFFRQSQGDNGQAETSRPEVSSLTEAYEILGVEPDTRPALITAAFRKLVKEFHPDMNGGDRSHEPRLRKLMAAYQLIKAQVTK; the protein is encoded by the coding sequence ATGGACGGGCTCCAGCGCAAGATCAGCGCCGGGATGGAGTTTGCGCTCGACAATCTGCTCGAACACCAGATCGATCACTATTTTCGGCACGAAGAGGCGTTAGAGGAGCTCGAGTCGTTGTTCTGTCGAGTCACCGCGGACTTTGATTCGTTGGACAGCGTGGAGGCGCTGAAGCGCTTCGAGGCGCGGTTCGTGATCCTCGAAGATCGCTGCGAGGAGATCGATGCCGCGTTGCGTCAGCGACCCATGCGGCGGCGACAGCGCATCAACTTTTTCAATTTCTTTCGCCAGTCCCAAGGAGACAACGGACAGGCCGAGACCTCGCGACCCGAAGTCTCATCGCTCACCGAGGCGTACGAGATCCTCGGCGTGGAGCCGGACACGCGCCCTGCGCTGATCACCGCGGCGTTCCGAAAACTCGTGAAGGAATTTCATCCCGATATGAACGGCGGGGACCGCAGCCATGAGCCGCGTTTGCGCAAGCTCATGGCTGCGTATCAGTTAATCAAAGCACAGGTCACCAAATAA
- a CDS encoding co-chaperone GroES has product MKIRPLHDWAVVKQSSGEERTAGGLYIPDTAKEKPQEGEVIAIGEGRWKSKDEDNYRSGKKKSTEDKIFVKTTLKPGDKILYEKYAGSKVTVNGEEFVLVREENVLGILA; this is encoded by the coding sequence ATGAAGATTCGACCGTTGCACGACTGGGCCGTGGTCAAACAATCGTCAGGAGAAGAGCGCACCGCCGGCGGCCTATACATCCCGGACACCGCCAAGGAAAAGCCCCAGGAGGGCGAGGTCATCGCAATCGGCGAAGGTCGTTGGAAGTCCAAAGACGAGGACAACTACCGATCGGGAAAAAAGAAGAGCACTGAGGACAAGATTTTCGTCAAGACCACGCTAAAACCCGGAGATAAAATCCTCTACGAGAAGTACGCGGGCTCGAAGGTGACGGTCAACGGTGAAGAGTTCGTGCTCGTGCGGGAAGAGAACGTCCTGGGGATTCTCGCGTAA
- a CDS encoding ABC transporter permease, translating into MTSVKPVLLWTDALLFVLVGLTVAAALYTRQREHLRAPWRVVRRSRLGMAALVVLAAYVAIGLLDSIHFRRALPQTDNPATATRVDYSTEVLSALDALVLPLKDRVEKTYSAPFATHLYAKETVERPDGTTTRDFPRLRYGGAHLADPAADRARDIAATAAVGAIQGLLVWALLIVGVSAWQVRRHRLPWNTMLARFIRGETDTPWRVILATLGVLLLLGFVVGHWAVKYHVLGTDKVGTDVLYLSLKSVRTGIAIGTLTTLIMMPFAILLGITAGYFKGWADDVIQYLYTTLSSIPGVLLIAAAILTLQAYIAVHPEAFDTAAVRADARLLFLCAILGVTSWTGLCRLLRGETLKLREMEYVQAAQAYGAGSMTIMMRHLLPNVMHIVLITLVLDFSGLVLAEAVLSYVGVGVDPTTISWGTMINSARLEMAREPMVWWSLAAAFTFMFTLVLAANLFADVVRDALDPRLSDSRKAA; encoded by the coding sequence ATGACCTCGGTGAAGCCCGTGTTGCTGTGGACCGACGCCCTGCTGTTCGTGCTGGTGGGCCTGACCGTCGCGGCGGCGCTGTATACGCGGCAGCGGGAGCACTTGCGCGCGCCCTGGCGCGTGGTGCGGCGCAGCCGGCTGGGCATGGCCGCGCTGGTCGTGCTCGCCGCGTACGTGGCGATCGGGTTGCTCGACTCGATCCACTTTCGCCGGGCGCTCCCGCAGACCGATAACCCCGCAACCGCGACCCGCGTGGACTATTCGACCGAGGTCCTGAGCGCACTTGACGCCCTGGTCCTCCCCCTGAAGGATCGGGTGGAAAAAACCTACTCCGCGCCGTTCGCCACGCACTTGTACGCCAAGGAGACGGTGGAGCGTCCCGACGGGACGACCACGCGCGACTTCCCCCGCCTCCGCTACGGCGGCGCACATCTGGCCGATCCCGCGGCCGACCGCGCGCGAGACATCGCCGCGACTGCGGCGGTTGGCGCGATCCAGGGCCTGCTGGTCTGGGCGCTGCTGATCGTCGGCGTCAGCGCCTGGCAGGTCCGTCGGCACCGGCTGCCGTGGAACACCATGCTGGCACGCTTCATCCGGGGTGAGACCGATACGCCCTGGCGGGTCATCCTCGCGACACTCGGAGTGCTGCTGTTGCTCGGCTTCGTGGTGGGTCACTGGGCGGTCAAGTACCACGTGCTCGGCACCGACAAAGTCGGAACGGACGTGCTGTACCTCTCGCTCAAAAGCGTCCGCACCGGCATCGCGATCGGCACGCTCACCACGCTGATTATGATGCCGTTCGCCATCCTGCTCGGAATCACCGCCGGATACTTCAAGGGATGGGCCGACGACGTGATCCAGTATCTGTATACGACGCTCAGTTCGATTCCCGGCGTGCTGCTCATCGCCGCGGCAATTCTGACGCTCCAAGCGTATATTGCCGTGCACCCCGAGGCGTTCGATACCGCGGCCGTCCGTGCCGACGCACGCCTGCTGTTCTTGTGCGCGATACTCGGCGTGACGAGCTGGACGGGCCTGTGCAGGCTCCTACGGGGTGAGACTCTCAAGCTGCGCGAGATGGAGTACGTCCAAGCCGCGCAGGCATATGGCGCGGGGTCGATGACGATTATGATGCGGCATCTGCTGCCCAACGTGATGCATATCGTGCTAATCACCCTCGTGCTGGACTTCAGCGGCTTGGTGCTGGCCGAGGCCGTTCTGTCGTACGTGGGCGTGGGCGTCGATCCCACCACCATCAGTTGGGGCACCATGATCAACAGCGCCAGACTGGAAATGGCGCGCGAGCCCATGGTCTGGTGGTCGCTTGCCGCGGCGTTCACCTTCATGTTCACGCTCGTGCTGGCCGCCAACCTGTTCGCCGACGTGGTACGCGACGCGTTGGATCCGCGTCTTTCCGACAGCCGCAAGGCGGCTTGA
- a CDS encoding ABC transporter permease, giving the protein MTRYLIRRLLYAVPILIGVNLITFTLFFVVNPPDNMARIHLGVKRVTPEAIAKWKHEHGYDKPLLWNGTAPGGGKVTDTIFFEKSLSLFAFQFGSADDGRDIGYDIQQRMWPSLAIAVPIFVVGILINVTFAMTLAFFRGTYLDLWGVVLCVILLSISSLFYVIGGQYVIGKLLNLTPISGYDTGTAAAKFLVLPVLVGVVSGVGASTRLYRTVFLEEIGKDYVRTARAKGLSEARVLFKHGLKNAMIPILTGVVVIIPALFLGSLILESFFGVPGLGSYTIDGIRSQDFAIVRAMVFLGSALYIVGLILTDVSYTLVDPRVRLE; this is encoded by the coding sequence ATGACCCGATACCTGATCCGCCGTCTCCTCTACGCGGTGCCGATCCTCATCGGCGTCAATCTCATCACCTTCACCCTGTTTTTTGTCGTCAATCCACCCGACAACATGGCGCGCATCCATTTGGGCGTGAAACGGGTCACCCCGGAAGCGATCGCCAAATGGAAACACGAGCACGGGTACGATAAACCATTGCTATGGAACGGAACCGCACCCGGCGGCGGCAAGGTGACCGACACCATCTTCTTCGAGAAATCGCTCTCCCTGTTCGCGTTCCAGTTCGGGAGCGCCGACGACGGCCGCGACATCGGCTACGATATCCAACAGCGGATGTGGCCCAGCCTCGCAATCGCGGTCCCGATCTTCGTCGTCGGCATCCTGATCAACGTCACGTTCGCCATGACGCTGGCGTTTTTCCGCGGCACGTACCTCGATCTGTGGGGCGTGGTCCTCTGCGTGATCCTGTTGTCGATTTCCTCGTTGTTCTACGTCATCGGCGGACAATACGTGATCGGCAAGCTGCTGAACCTCACGCCGATCTCCGGATACGACACCGGCACGGCCGCCGCGAAGTTCTTGGTGCTGCCCGTGCTGGTGGGCGTGGTCAGCGGCGTCGGGGCGAGCACGCGGCTGTACCGAACGGTGTTCCTCGAAGAGATCGGCAAGGACTACGTCCGCACCGCGCGCGCCAAGGGTTTGTCGGAAGCGCGCGTGCTCTTCAAACACGGCCTCAAGAACGCCATGATTCCGATTCTGACCGGCGTGGTGGTGATCATTCCCGCCCTGTTTCTGGGCAGCCTGATCCTGGAGTCCTTTTTCGGCGTGCCCGGCCTCGGTAGCTACACGATCGACGGAATACGCTCGCAGGACTTCGCGATCGTGCGCGCCATGGTGTTCCTGGGGTCGGCTTTATACATCGTGGGGCTGATCCTGACCGACGTGTCCTACACGCTCGTGGATCCGCGGGTGCGGCTGGAATGA